A genomic region of Methanosarcina thermophila TM-1 contains the following coding sequences:
- a CDS encoding APC family permease produces MNDENGEAGGLQRTIDWRQGLAIALGVPVLILPSIGYFANYVWAFAIIIWALSVFQGFMQNFAYGELATMFPKASGLPGYAQSVFTSRNANTRYDRSKLLGGFSAWSYWFAWNPVLAIFSILIGSYLKGLIPAFADVPDLAMYLTSGAIVFLFLILVNYRGLSGGATLGYILAVLSLAPLIVISLAPFVTGHIEISNITGAWLPTDWSWDIQHILILLGLMAMAQWSACAWETAAIYGPEYKQPKSDVPKALFICGSICLVTFILVQAACTGTLGIEGILAEPFSPMLPLAQITLGPIGGALAILMLIAAMILIIQTAFLGASRAMYSMAEEGNLPSFFGKMNTHGTPVNAMIVIALLNMGFIFLGTPAAILAASAIGYVCANGISLLAYVKAKIDPRFSKLERPFKAPGGWRYVALFFGLFNLPLCLIGLVYLNSLEVGWASTIVGFVVLTLYLPLWFYSQNENQTALEIDTSPQGESMV; encoded by the coding sequence ATGAATGACGAAAACGGTGAAGCCGGAGGGCTTCAGCGAACAATTGACTGGAGACAAGGTCTTGCAATTGCTCTGGGGGTTCCTGTGCTGATTCTTCCTTCCATAGGTTATTTCGCAAACTATGTGTGGGCCTTTGCGATAATTATATGGGCACTATCAGTCTTTCAAGGTTTTATGCAGAACTTTGCCTACGGAGAGCTTGCTACAATGTTCCCGAAAGCATCCGGGCTTCCTGGATACGCTCAGAGTGTTTTTACGAGCCGGAACGCAAACACTAGGTACGACCGGAGCAAACTGCTTGGAGGCTTCAGCGCCTGGAGCTATTGGTTTGCCTGGAATCCTGTGCTTGCAATCTTCTCGATCCTGATTGGGAGTTATCTAAAAGGTCTTATTCCTGCATTTGCAGATGTACCTGACCTGGCTATGTATCTTACATCTGGTGCAATCGTATTCTTATTTCTTATTCTAGTCAATTATCGAGGACTCTCGGGCGGAGCAACGCTCGGGTATATTCTTGCCGTGCTTTCTCTTGCCCCCCTGATTGTTATTTCCCTAGCTCCCTTCGTAACCGGGCATATTGAGATCAGCAACATTACCGGCGCCTGGCTTCCCACAGACTGGAGCTGGGATATACAGCATATCCTGATTCTGCTAGGACTCATGGCAATGGCACAGTGGAGCGCCTGCGCCTGGGAAACCGCAGCAATTTACGGGCCTGAATATAAGCAGCCTAAGTCAGATGTTCCAAAAGCCCTCTTTATTTGCGGCTCGATCTGTCTTGTGACCTTTATTCTGGTTCAGGCAGCCTGTACTGGAACCCTGGGAATTGAGGGGATCCTTGCCGAACCGTTCTCTCCCATGCTGCCTTTAGCTCAGATTACCCTGGGTCCCATAGGTGGGGCTCTGGCAATCCTTATGCTAATTGCGGCAATGATTCTCATTATCCAGACCGCCTTTCTTGGAGCTTCAAGGGCTATGTATTCTATGGCTGAAGAAGGAAACCTGCCAAGCTTCTTTGGCAAAATGAACACGCACGGGACTCCGGTTAATGCAATGATTGTCATTGCCCTCCTGAATATGGGTTTTATCTTTCTGGGAACCCCTGCTGCCATACTGGCAGCGTCAGCCATAGGTTATGTCTGCGCAAATGGGATCAGCCTGCTTGCGTATGTAAAGGCAAAAATTGACCCTAGATTCTCGAAACTCGAAAGACCCTTCAAAGCCCCTGGAGGCTGGCGATATGTAGCCCTATTCTTTGGGCTGTTTAACCTGCCTCTATGTCTTATTGGACTAGTATACCTGAACAGCCTTGAGGTAGGCTGGGCTTCCACAATCGTGGGTTTTGTCGTGCTTACTCTCTATCTACCTCTATGGTTCTATTCTCAGAATGAAAACCAGACAGCTTTAGAGATAGATACGTCCCCTCAGGGCGAGTCCATGGTATAA
- a CDS encoding PAS domain-containing protein: protein MGFNQLAESDELILDEALERQRILETVINNSPIMAFLWAPDEKWPAKYVSENVTQLGYSSEDFLTGRIMYADIIHSEDVDRVRKELTRCCETGQESFVQRYRVLTGKGKVRWVEEKTFIHRDENGNVASFQGIIRDITQEIKNEKALRDALESQKALMEKQKVLLERQKALEAVINNSSKVVFLWKAEKYWPTVYVSENVRQFGYTPEDFISGRVLYGKIIHPEDLLLVELELEENCEEGGREFNRRYRILTQNAEVRWVDEKTFIQRNEEGEITHFQGIIEDITQQVKRANARGLG from the coding sequence ATGGGATTCAATCAGCTAGCTGAAAGCGATGAACTTATTCTTGATGAAGCACTCGAAAGGCAGCGAATTCTGGAAACCGTAATTAATAACAGTCCTATTATGGCTTTTCTCTGGGCCCCGGACGAGAAATGGCCTGCAAAATACGTTTCCGAAAATGTAACCCAGCTTGGGTACAGCTCGGAAGATTTCCTGACTGGCAGGATAATGTATGCAGATATTATCCATTCCGAGGATGTAGACCGGGTTAGAAAGGAACTTACACGATGTTGCGAAACTGGGCAGGAGAGTTTTGTACAGCGGTATAGGGTTCTTACAGGGAAGGGAAAAGTCCGGTGGGTAGAAGAAAAAACCTTTATTCACCGTGATGAAAACGGGAATGTAGCAAGTTTCCAGGGAATAATCAGAGATATTACTCAGGAAATAAAAAATGAAAAAGCGCTGAGGGACGCGCTTGAAAGCCAGAAAGCCCTGATGGAAAAGCAAAAGGTTCTGCTTGAACGGCAAAAAGCTCTTGAAGCCGTAATTAACAACAGTTCTAAGGTAGTATTTCTCTGGAAAGCTGAAAAATACTGGCCCACTGTGTATGTATCCGAGAATGTCAGGCAATTTGGGTATACCCCTGAGGACTTCATTTCCGGAAGAGTCCTTTATGGGAAAATTATTCATCCTGAAGACCTGCTTCTTGTGGAACTCGAACTTGAGGAGAACTGCGAGGAAGGGGGAAGGGAATTCAATCGCCGGTACCGGATCCTTACGCAGAACGCTGAAGTCCGCTGGGTTGACGAAAAAACCTTTATTCAGCGCAATGAAGAAGGGGAAATTACCCATTTCCAGGGCATTATAGAGGACATAACCCAACAGGTTAAAAGAGCCAATGCCCGCGGGCTGGGTTAA
- a CDS encoding DUF2551 domain-containing protein, translating to MVSIRAKIKSRLEKFLEVDSNGYRRAILCIFLKVKKATIDELHEMLVSKYNVTRNTVASMVGYIHSKLGILRAHKESYKTPMVYLLREEYIDLLMKIVTSSKAPAAESTA from the coding sequence ATGGTATCCATCCGAGCTAAAATTAAATCCAGGTTAGAGAAATTTCTTGAAGTTGATTCCAATGGATATCGAAGAGCGATTCTGTGCATCTTCCTCAAGGTAAAAAAAGCGACTATTGACGAACTGCATGAAATGCTTGTGAGTAAATATAATGTAACAAGGAATACGGTCGCATCCATGGTAGGGTATATCCATTCGAAGCTTGGAATTCTAAGGGCGCATAAAGAATCCTATAAAACCCCAATGGTTTACCTTCTGAGAGAGGAGTATATAGATCTGCTCATGAAGATTGTAACCTCATCCAAGGCGCCAGCAGCCGAATCTACAGCTTGA
- the mtbC gene encoding dimethylamine corrinoid protein MtbC: MATKEELIQELSDAVVSCKKDAVIAAVEKAKEVMEPSEIIEKGLSAGMNQVGILFERGKLFLPHVMMAADAMTAGVKLLEAELPVGTESKKLGVIVNGTVEGDVHDIGKSIVSTMLQSAGFEVHDIGRDVPIRNFVEKAKEVNADMIGLSALMTTTLQGQKEVIELLKEEGLRDKIKVMVGGAPATQAWADKIGADCYAENASEAVAKAKELLVRE; the protein is encoded by the coding sequence ATGGCAACTAAAGAGGAACTTATTCAGGAGCTTTCGGATGCAGTCGTCTCCTGTAAGAAAGATGCAGTAATTGCTGCGGTCGAGAAAGCGAAAGAGGTCATGGAGCCTTCCGAGATAATTGAAAAAGGACTTTCTGCAGGCATGAATCAGGTAGGAATTCTTTTTGAGAGAGGGAAGCTTTTCCTGCCCCACGTAATGATGGCTGCGGATGCAATGACAGCAGGGGTTAAACTGCTTGAAGCTGAACTTCCGGTAGGGACCGAGAGTAAAAAACTCGGGGTTATTGTGAACGGCACGGTCGAAGGTGATGTGCACGACATTGGAAAATCAATCGTGTCCACAATGCTCCAGTCTGCTGGTTTTGAAGTGCACGATATCGGACGTGATGTTCCAATCAGGAATTTCGTCGAAAAAGCAAAAGAAGTCAATGCTGATATGATTGGGCTCTCCGCCCTTATGACCACAACTCTTCAGGGGCAGAAGGAGGTAATCGAGCTTCTCAAGGAAGAAGGGCTCAGGGACAAAATAAAAGTCATGGTAGGCGGTGCACCTGCAACCCAGGCATGGGCGGACAAGATTGGTGCAGACTGCTATGCTGAAAATGCGAGCGAAGCCGTCGCAAAAGCAAAAGAGCTGCTGGTCAGGGAGTGA
- a CDS encoding helix-turn-helix transcriptional regulator, translating into MDSTLLDLILLSEKRKNVLLLLLEGPKDIETIKKALNASATAVQPQVKKLKEQHLVVQEKNLYRLSEIGRVVAEKMKPLVDTLAFLEENVDYWADREMSEIPDFLLRRIYELGHCTIIEPQIDHMFEMIPEYVKNVQLAKKLDAVLPYFHPLFPSFYLEIAEKGIPISLVLPKSVLKRWVEDYREQTEQYLKKENAKLFTCTDCERIPAITVADNFMAMALFPKSTVFDRKYILCFEPGSLVWGKELYDYYEQRSEQINNIDNYTETP; encoded by the coding sequence ATGGATAGTACTCTACTCGACCTGATTCTTCTATCTGAGAAAAGAAAGAATGTGCTGCTTCTTCTGCTTGAGGGACCAAAGGATATTGAAACAATAAAAAAAGCCCTTAATGCCAGTGCAACCGCAGTCCAGCCGCAGGTAAAAAAGCTCAAAGAACAGCACCTGGTAGTTCAGGAAAAAAACCTCTACAGGTTAAGCGAGATAGGCAGAGTTGTGGCTGAGAAGATGAAGCCACTTGTAGATACGCTTGCCTTTCTCGAAGAAAATGTGGATTACTGGGCAGACCGGGAAATGAGCGAGATTCCAGACTTTCTCCTTCGAAGAATTTACGAGCTCGGGCACTGTACCATAATTGAACCTCAGATAGACCACATGTTTGAGATGATCCCGGAATATGTCAAAAATGTTCAGCTGGCAAAAAAGCTTGATGCTGTACTTCCTTACTTCCATCCCCTTTTTCCTTCTTTTTACCTGGAAATTGCCGAGAAAGGAATACCAATATCGCTTGTTTTACCCAAATCCGTCCTGAAAAGGTGGGTTGAGGATTATAGGGAACAGACCGAGCAGTATCTTAAAAAAGAAAATGCAAAACTTTTTACCTGCACTGATTGTGAGAGGATTCCTGCTATCACAGTAGCTGATAACTTTATGGCAATGGCTCTTTTCCCGAAAAGTACGGTATTTGACAGGAAATATATACTTTGCTTTGAGCCAGGATCTCTGGTGTGGGGAAAAGAACTCTACGACTATTACGAACAGCGCTCTGAACAGATTAATAACATAGACAATTACACTGAGACCCCCTAA
- a CDS encoding response regulator, translating into MAEGRILVVEDEHIVAMGIKRMLKSLGYTVTGVASSGKDAISKAESTFPDVVLMDIMLKGDMDGVEAAKEIRERFNVPVVYLTAYSDTNILERAKKTEPFGYIIKPFDEKDLHSSLEVALHRYRKEKEKLEMDQEK; encoded by the coding sequence ATGGCAGAAGGTAGAATTCTCGTTGTTGAGGACGAGCATATCGTCGCAATGGGTATAAAGAGAATGTTAAAGAGCCTGGGATATACGGTTACAGGTGTGGCTTCGTCTGGAAAGGATGCCATAAGCAAGGCAGAGAGCACTTTCCCTGATGTCGTACTTATGGATATCATGCTAAAAGGCGACATGGACGGCGTGGAAGCTGCAAAGGAAATCAGGGAAAGGTTTAATGTTCCTGTTGTCTACCTGACTGCTTATTCCGATACTAATATTCTTGAGCGGGCTAAGAAAACCGAACCTTTTGGATATATCATAAAACCCTTTGACGAGAAAGACCTGCACAGCAGCCTCGAAGTAGCCCTGCACAGGTACAGGAAAGAAAAAGAGAAACTGGAGATGGATCAGGAAAAGTAA
- a CDS encoding histidine kinase dimerization/phosphoacceptor domain -containing protein encodes MRSKNFPLKSKLVIYIVVGVFLVLAVSTAVIINTVTSQEEKLAYQKSIEMASNYANQFDADMKANSAIAKTLALTMENYEASNRTEVVSVLKNILEKNPNLIGVYVGYEPNAFDGRDEEYVNALGHDATGRFVPYYNRIKGNVTVEPLLYYNRDDYYQLPKAREEDVLTEPYFYEGIFMVSHVSPIFRDGKFIGIGGVDVPLEYVDEEVSEVRAFDTGYAFMVSNTGVLLSHPVRKDWIGKKNLYDFNSEEINRAAGEIKNGTGGYIEIKDPTTGKNVVMFYEPVKTGNFAFVLVIPKEEMLAGVVDLRNRLLVISAISILFMAGLAYMIALSITRPIDKIVRDFKSIAQDAVKGRLDVRADTDVEIDFREIPIGLNEILKAVIVPVRETIRVTNALARGELKERVKVDVQGEFRELGNTLDKFSETLNQIIDDSNAVFTAFQQNDFKRKIRINGQGDFKLLTDGIEKTRQALDLATTQRIEAEKALLDYAKELERSNQLKEEMEKVINTSPVIVFLRKYEPMWPAEFVSENITRLGYDVEDFTSKRLRYGDIVHPEDIEKMSAEVKMRVETGCTDYTSEYRILTKSGEVRWVDERTFVQRSEDGEIHLQGIILDITDHKKAEDALLKMEEIRKKEIHHRIKNNLQVISTLLYLESGNFTDKDVIEAFRDSQHRVKSMALVHEKLYQSEDMVSVDFADYIKNLADYLFQSYSLDSGKVSLKLDIDKVFLGMDTAVPLGIIVNELVSNSLKHAFAGKKEGEIYIELRKSKEECLSWQEEDPGNSGDRESSRLINGINDLKGAKDSKEDRLTLIVRDNGRGFPEELDFRDTTSLGLQLVTTLVDQIDGEIELDRSMGTEFKISFSRR; translated from the coding sequence ATGAGATCTAAAAATTTCCCCCTGAAATCAAAGCTGGTTATTTATATCGTTGTCGGGGTTTTTCTTGTACTTGCGGTCTCTACAGCTGTAATTATCAATACTGTCACTTCCCAAGAAGAAAAGCTGGCTTATCAGAAATCAATCGAAATGGCAAGCAATTATGCAAACCAGTTTGATGCCGATATGAAAGCTAATAGTGCAATTGCAAAGACGCTTGCCCTTACGATGGAAAATTATGAGGCTTCCAACAGGACTGAGGTAGTGAGTGTTCTTAAAAATATTCTTGAGAAAAACCCGAACCTCATAGGGGTTTACGTGGGATATGAGCCGAACGCCTTTGATGGCAGGGATGAGGAGTACGTCAATGCCCTGGGACACGACGCAACAGGCAGGTTCGTCCCCTACTATAACAGGATAAAGGGAAATGTTACGGTTGAACCCCTGCTGTATTATAACCGGGATGATTATTATCAGCTGCCCAAAGCAAGAGAAGAAGATGTCCTGACCGAGCCGTACTTTTATGAAGGGATATTCATGGTAAGTCATGTTTCCCCGATATTCAGGGACGGGAAATTTATCGGGATAGGGGGAGTAGATGTACCTCTGGAATATGTAGACGAGGAAGTGAGCGAGGTCCGAGCTTTTGACACGGGATATGCCTTCATGGTAAGTAATACCGGCGTTTTGCTCTCTCATCCTGTACGCAAGGATTGGATTGGGAAAAAGAACCTCTACGATTTTAATTCGGAAGAAATAAACAGAGCCGCAGGTGAAATAAAAAACGGAACAGGGGGATATATCGAGATCAAAGATCCTACCACAGGTAAAAATGTTGTAATGTTTTATGAACCTGTGAAAACCGGGAATTTCGCTTTTGTGCTTGTAATCCCGAAAGAGGAAATGCTTGCAGGTGTTGTTGATCTTCGGAACAGGCTACTTGTCATCTCTGCAATTTCTATCCTGTTTATGGCAGGCCTTGCATATATGATCGCCCTCTCCATCACAAGACCGATAGATAAAATCGTTCGGGATTTCAAAAGTATTGCCCAGGATGCTGTTAAAGGAAGGCTTGATGTCAGAGCGGATACTGATGTAGAAATTGATTTCAGGGAAATCCCTATAGGCCTTAACGAGATCCTTAAGGCTGTAATTGTTCCTGTCAGGGAGACTATACGGGTGACCAATGCACTCGCAAGAGGAGAGTTAAAAGAGAGGGTAAAGGTCGATGTACAGGGAGAGTTCAGGGAACTCGGAAATACACTTGATAAATTCTCCGAAACCTTAAACCAGATAATTGACGACTCAAATGCAGTCTTTACTGCTTTTCAGCAGAATGATTTTAAGCGGAAAATCCGCATAAACGGGCAGGGCGATTTCAAGCTACTTACGGATGGAATCGAAAAGACGCGTCAGGCTCTTGATCTGGCTACTACCCAGCGTATAGAGGCAGAAAAAGCCCTTCTGGATTATGCAAAAGAACTTGAGCGTTCTAACCAGCTTAAGGAAGAAATGGAAAAAGTAATAAACACAAGTCCTGTAATTGTGTTTCTGCGGAAGTATGAACCCATGTGGCCCGCGGAATTCGTCTCGGAAAACATTACCAGGCTGGGTTATGACGTAGAGGACTTCACCTCGAAAAGGCTTCGTTATGGTGATATTGTACATCCCGAGGATATTGAAAAAATGAGTGCCGAGGTTAAAATGCGTGTTGAGACCGGCTGTACGGACTACACCTCGGAATACCGGATTCTCACAAAATCAGGGGAAGTCCGCTGGGTTGACGAAAGGACGTTTGTCCAGCGCAGCGAGGACGGAGAGATCCATCTTCAGGGTATTATCCTTGATATAACCGATCATAAGAAAGCTGAGGATGCCCTTCTCAAGATGGAGGAGATCCGTAAAAAAGAAATCCATCACCGCATCAAGAATAATTTGCAGGTTATTTCAACGCTCCTGTACCTTGAATCCGGAAACTTTACGGATAAAGATGTAATTGAAGCCTTCCGAGACAGCCAGCACAGGGTCAAGTCGATGGCACTTGTTCACGAAAAACTTTACCAGTCCGAAGATATGGTGAGCGTAGACTTTGCAGATTATATTAAGAATCTTGCGGATTATCTTTTCCAGTCCTATTCCCTTGACAGCGGGAAAGTAAGCTTGAAACTGGATATTGATAAGGTTTTTCTGGGCATGGATACAGCGGTTCCTCTTGGGATAATTGTCAATGAACTGGTCTCAAACTCCCTCAAACATGCTTTTGCTGGGAAAAAAGAAGGAGAGATTTATATTGAGCTGCGCAAAAGTAAAGAAGAATGTCTCTCTTGGCAGGAAGAAGACCCTGGGAACTCAGGAGACAGAGAATCCAGTCGCCTGATTAACGGGATTAATGATCTTAAAGGTGCAAAAGATAGCAAAGAAGACAGGTTAACTCTTATAGTAAGAGATAATGGCAGGGGCTTTCCTGAAGAACTTGATTTTAGGGACACGACTTCCCTGGGACTTCAACTGGTAACAACGCTCGTGGATCAGATTGATGGGGAAATCGAGCTTGACAGAAGCATGGGAACCGAGTTCAAAATTAGTTTTTCCAGAAGATGA
- a CDS encoding response regulator: MVEGKILIVEDEHIVAMGIRAMLKNLGYTVTGVASSGEEAISKAESTRPDLVLMDIMLKGDLDGIEASKEIKKRSGIPVVYLTACSDRKILEKIWNTGSGYIIKPFDEKDLKNGIDPVLMQYRLEKKNVKRNPEKLREDSGRLSTPSNFLSSSERPK; this comes from the coding sequence ATGGTAGAAGGGAAAATTCTGATTGTTGAGGATGAACACATTGTTGCAATGGGAATAAGGGCAATGCTGAAGAATCTGGGATATACGGTTACGGGTGTGGCTTCTTCAGGAGAGGAAGCCATTAGTAAAGCTGAAAGCACCAGACCTGACCTTGTGCTTATGGATATTATGCTTAAAGGTGACCTTGACGGCATAGAAGCTTCGAAGGAAATAAAAAAACGCTCTGGCATTCCAGTCGTTTACCTTACAGCCTGTTCCGACCGTAAAATTCTCGAAAAAATCTGGAATACCGGATCCGGGTATATTATAAAGCCATTTGACGAAAAGGATCTGAAAAATGGTATTGATCCTGTTCTTATGCAGTACAGATTGGAGAAGAAGAATGTCAAAAGAAACCCTGAGAAGCTTCGGGAAGATTCAGGAAGGCTCAGTACTCCTTCGAATTTCCTTTCCAGCTCTGAAAGACCAAAGTAA
- a CDS encoding helix-turn-helix transcriptional regulator, with translation MSSSLCDTIWLSEKRKNLLLLLMEGPRDIEQIKTSLNVTSKAMMPQIKILKKQGLIFQKENIYMLSEIGKLVVGNMLPLLNTLEVIEENKEYWASRDTSVIPHEQFMRLGELGECMVIEPDLNHLFDLPREFTENLIKSRCIMSLISYYHPLYPSLYSRLAKSGAEMEVVLTKPVFERLRNDCMDELEILLNSENTVFKVCEENLQLPTIAVTEKFMYLCLFDRQGKYDHRKVMSFDASALKWGRELFMHYKELSREVIEI, from the coding sequence ATGAGTTCATCTTTATGCGATACAATCTGGCTTTCTGAAAAAAGGAAAAATCTCCTTCTCTTGCTTATGGAAGGACCAAGGGACATTGAGCAAATAAAAACCTCTCTCAATGTGACATCAAAGGCGATGATGCCCCAGATTAAAATTCTTAAAAAGCAGGGCTTGATCTTCCAGAAAGAGAATATCTATATGCTCTCGGAGATTGGGAAGCTTGTCGTGGGAAATATGCTTCCTCTCCTGAACACACTTGAGGTCATAGAGGAGAACAAGGAGTACTGGGCAAGCCGGGATACCAGCGTCATACCCCATGAACAGTTTATGCGGCTTGGAGAACTGGGGGAATGCATGGTAATCGAACCCGATCTAAACCATCTGTTCGACCTTCCAAGGGAGTTTACCGAGAATCTCATAAAATCCAGATGCATCATGAGCTTGATCTCTTACTACCACCCTCTTTATCCTTCGCTTTATTCCAGGCTTGCAAAAAGCGGGGCTGAAATGGAGGTCGTGCTTACTAAACCCGTATTCGAAAGACTCAGAAACGATTGCATGGACGAACTCGAAATCCTGCTCAACTCCGAAAACACAGTATTTAAGGTCTGCGAGGAGAATCTCCAGCTTCCAACGATTGCTGTTACTGAAAAGTTTATGTATCTCTGCCTTTTTGACAGGCAGGGGAAATATGACCACAGGAAGGTAATGAGCTTCGATGCCAGCGCCCTTAAATGGGGCAGGGAACTTTTCATGCATTATAAAGAGCTGTCCCGAGAAGTGATCGAAATCTAA
- a CDS encoding DUF2769 domain-containing protein: MDSKLAAENKENVGKSGKSGKETPDIIQQAREEYGRYFGICGSYYHLKACICKSCPSYSGGAGMFCSSGKSLGQEKKEGCFCGTCELYRKFRLEGEYFCIKAKKI, translated from the coding sequence ATGGATTCCAAGCTTGCAGCAGAAAATAAAGAGAATGTCGGAAAAAGTGGAAAGTCAGGAAAGGAAACCCCCGACATTATACAGCAGGCTAGAGAAGAATATGGGAGATATTTCGGGATCTGCGGCTCATACTATCACCTTAAAGCCTGTATCTGCAAAAGCTGTCCTTCCTATTCTGGCGGCGCAGGGATGTTTTGTTCCAGCGGCAAATCATTAGGACAGGAAAAAAAAGAAGGCTGCTTCTGTGGAACCTGTGAACTTTACAGGAAATTCCGACTAGAAGGGGAATACTTCTGTATCAAAGCCAAAAAGATCTGA
- the pap gene encoding polyphosphate:AMP phosphotransferase, producing the protein MLEKIDLSKAITNVEYKKSEKLLKPKLGELQRKAWDLKIPVILVFEGWHAPGMGEYVNRFILSLDPRGYSFNTITKPCCEELLKPFIIRFWSRIPAKGKIAIFDRSWYSRAIIECLGKEKAEQEMGKYLEKINYFERQLADDRYLIIKFFLHISEKEHNERFKELKKADILLIFEEYEKELSRDLDLIHNYNEYFPFVENMLEKTDMPYAPWTVVEANDRNFATLKIMMTVIHAMEASIEQATRTSAEKTLKYPDLGTGGVPQLKNSILETIDLSKKMDIDEYKELKKFYQQKLATLQYELFRKKRPVVVIFEGWDAAGKGGDIYRLVENLNPRLYRVVPVGSPNDIEKAHHYLWRFCEAIPRAGHITIFDRSWYGRVLVERVEGLCSEEEWKRAYREINEFEEILTQAGTIVIKFWLHIDKETQLERFNSRLADPKKTWKITAEDWRNRSRWDDYKIAADEMLQKTSTTNSRWIIVESNDKRYSRIKVLKTVVEIIEKELKR; encoded by the coding sequence ATGCTTGAGAAGATCGATCTTTCAAAAGCAATAACAAATGTTGAGTACAAAAAAAGCGAAAAATTGCTTAAACCCAAGCTTGGAGAACTGCAGCGGAAAGCCTGGGACTTAAAAATACCGGTTATTCTCGTTTTCGAAGGCTGGCATGCTCCTGGTATGGGAGAATACGTCAACCGTTTTATTCTTTCACTGGATCCCAGAGGGTATAGCTTCAATACCATAACCAAACCCTGCTGTGAAGAGCTTCTCAAACCCTTCATTATACGTTTCTGGTCCAGAATTCCTGCAAAAGGAAAAATTGCAATTTTTGATAGGAGCTGGTACAGCAGGGCAATTATAGAATGCCTGGGAAAAGAAAAAGCTGAACAGGAAATGGGAAAATACCTGGAAAAAATAAATTATTTTGAGCGGCAGCTTGCCGATGATAGATATCTTATCATAAAATTTTTCCTTCATATAAGTGAAAAAGAACATAATGAGCGTTTTAAAGAACTTAAAAAAGCTGATATTCTACTCATATTTGAGGAATATGAAAAAGAACTTAGCCGGGATCTTGACCTTATCCATAATTATAATGAGTATTTCCCTTTTGTAGAGAATATGCTGGAAAAGACCGATATGCCTTATGCTCCATGGACAGTCGTGGAAGCTAATGACAGGAACTTTGCAACTCTTAAGATTATGATGACTGTTATTCATGCGATGGAAGCTTCTATTGAGCAGGCAACCCGAACTTCAGCCGAAAAGACCCTTAAATACCCGGATCTGGGGACCGGCGGAGTCCCTCAGCTCAAGAATTCCATCCTTGAGACAATTGACCTTTCCAAAAAAATGGATATTGACGAGTATAAGGAATTAAAAAAGTTTTACCAGCAAAAGCTTGCAACTCTCCAGTACGAACTTTTCAGGAAAAAGCGTCCAGTGGTTGTGATTTTTGAGGGCTGGGATGCCGCAGGCAAAGGGGGAGATATCTATCGCCTTGTAGAAAATCTCAATCCCAGGCTTTACAGAGTAGTCCCAGTGGGCTCGCCCAATGACATTGAAAAAGCTCATCATTACCTCTGGCGTTTCTGTGAAGCTATCCCTAGAGCTGGACATATAACAATTTTCGATCGGAGCTGGTACGGTCGTGTCCTGGTAGAAAGGGTCGAAGGTCTCTGCAGTGAGGAGGAATGGAAAAGGGCTTACAGAGAGATTAACGAATTTGAAGAAATTCTGACACAGGCTGGAACGATTGTAATCAAGTTCTGGCTTCACATTGATAAAGAAACCCAGCTTGAGCGTTTCAACAGCCGGCTGGCTGATCCGAAAAAAACATGGAAAATCACAGCCGAAGACTGGCGAAACCGGAGCAGATGGGATGATTATAAAATTGCAGCCGACGAGATGCTCCAGAAAACAAGCACAACAAATTCTCGGTGGATTATTGTAGAATCAAATGATAAACGATATTCCAGAATCAAAGTCCTGAAAACCGTTGTTGAAATAATAGAAAAAGAGCTGAAAAGATAA